Sequence from the Prunus persica cultivar Lovell chromosome G5, Prunus_persica_NCBIv2, whole genome shotgun sequence genome:
CCATCAACAGAAATTGAAGTTTCTTGTGTCTTTCATAACAAAATAATGCCTAAATGTTCGTATTCCTGTGgactgataaataaatataaaaaagtggaAGCTGCAACATTCATGTTGACGTATTTATGTACAGCAGAGGAagtaagaaaatgacaagatggCTACAAATTTTATACCTGTAATTCTGCCTGATCTTAGAATCCCCATAACAAGGAAAAGACCTTCATCAAATGATGGGAGAAAGACATACTAAGACTAAGATGGAGGCGCATCGGAACTTTATGTCAAACCATTTACACCTTTTGGCTGTCAATTCAGCCAGCAATAAGTCCTTGATCTTTCTCTATTAGTTATGCTTCTACACAGTTTTTTGGCTAAAACAACACTACTCCAACCATCACAATTTGGCTACAAACAGAATGTCTCCGCATGTAGCATGTTATTGAACTAAAAGTCACATAGCAAAAGTTACAGTTCCAAATACACCAATTGGTAATATAGTGTATAAGGCCAAACCTCTGGTTGGAATAACCCAAAAGAAGTGCTCCTAAAGCAGTCCACATCGGGTCGTCGAGCCCCATTAAAATGACCAATATCCCACTCATAACCTGATAACAAACAGCGACAAAATCTTCAAACTTCCTATGGCTGAAATTATGAATATGATTGCTGTGAATTATATAGAGGCTACGGAAATAACAGGAATTGCACGCACAGTTAAACATACATCAGAAACATGATCAAGGGCAACATGTCAAACAACATAAGAAGTGCTATATAAACTACCAATGTTAAACAAAGTTAGCTATCAAGAACCATTCAAATGTACAGTTAAGCAGAAATGTATACGATTCACAGCATTGTTCCATCCATCATGaatacaaaattgaaaagaatttCCAGATTAAAGAATATGAGGAAAAATCATTTAAATGAAAAGGCTGGGAAGTAAATACCGTTTCTCACATCCAATAAAATTTGGTTCGTTTTAAGATCCTTATTTGATGCTTCAGTAGTTGTATTGACTGCTTCCAATCTTTTCCGCCATTCGGATGGCGTAAGAGGTGTTGCTCGCATTGAAGGGTCCAGCAAAGGAAGATGCGAAATACCTCCTTCTAACTGGACGTGGGggtgaaaagaaaatagatgTAGACATTAGCTCACTCacataaattgtaattaattcaaaagtcaagaaggaaaaaaagaaaaagtttaaaaGCGAACGGAAAGGATTTAAAAGCACAAGgtgtagaagaaaaagaagaagaagaagagaaagcgaTTGGAGCTTGCCTGAACCAGTGAAGGCTTATAGCGCAACTTGAGTTTTGGAAAGGCATGTCCATTCAGTGCTGCAGAAATCTGTACGAGAATGTCGGAAAATCTCTCATCCCCTCTTAACCATTCAACATATGCAAGCGCATCTCTTAACGGTCCACTGTACTGCACATAAGAATTCATACAAACGATACGATTGACTACAAAAGGAAACCAAAGCAATATCATTATAGTTTATTTATACCAAGACCAAAATACATACCTGTGCATTTATCCCTTGTTGATTCACATAAATCCGCCCACGTATGTCACGACCCTCTAAGAAAGAGAGATGCTTGGCCACCTCTGCCTCTGCGTCTTTGATGAACACAAAATGGTAAAAATTGACGACCACCCACTCCTTGTCCTCTCTGCTTTCGTAGGTGCATTGTTGCTGTTGTACTTGTAAAGCAACTCCCACACTACGTCCAcctttccattttcttctttctgaaAGCCAAACGCATTCTCTTcgtctttgtctttgtctttgAATTTGGCTTTGCTGGTTATGCTCCTTATGGATTAACAAGGCAAAGCAAGTTGAGGTTGAGGAGCAGACTGGCAATTCAAAAggatctttctttcttctgccCCCTAAAACAATTTGAGTCATTGTAGAGCTCCCTGCACCGGAGATAACCGCCGGCGCAGGAAAACACCCtctcatcttctctctctctctctctctctctctaatagCCTCTTATCTGTTAGAGGAGCTACCTTCAGTTTCAGCAAACCGTCAGTCTGAAATTACCGACTGTGACGAGAGTAAGCATTCCACTACTTATACGGTGTCGTTTTTTTCCCGGTTTTCCTTCGTTGCCCAGCCCAAAATTAGAGGCCCGATTCAGATGAGGCAAAGAGCCGTACCTGGACAAGTCAGGCTCAGGCCCAAACAAAAAtggcataaataaataagtacagtttttattatttttattttttaaatacggTTCTTTTGGTTGGAAAATACGGTTTAACTTTACGCTGCAAGTAAAAATGACTcaattcaacaacaacaaaaagtaaaaatgacTCGATATGCTTTGTGAccgaagaaaaagaaaagaaagaaaatagataGATTGATTCTGCTGTTCTTGTTTGAGCGCAGCGAGCACGCAAGcaatcaaaaccctaaccctacgGTATTGCAATTAAATTTGTTCGATTTGATTCGATTCGATTCTATTGGGGAATTAAAGGATGGGGGCGAGTCGGAAACTTCAGGGCGAGATCGACCGCGTTCTCAAGAAGGTCCAAGAAGGCGTGGATGTCTTCGATAGCATATGGAACAAGGTTTGTGCCTCGTTTTTTTGCTTAGACAACGCAAACCAGAGCTGATAAATGACTAATGGGTTCTGTGCAATGTGATTAGGTTTATGATACGGACAATGCGAACCAGAAGGAAAAGTTTGAGGCGGACCTAAAGAAGGAGATTAAGAAGCTCCAGAGGTACAGGGACCAAATCAAGACTTGGATTCAATCCAGTGAAATCAAGGATAAGAAGGTCTTTCTCTTTCTAGTTGTGTGAACTATGTTCAATATGCAATTATGAATTCTTTTCTACCTTGTACTTGATCATTTTGGGCATGacaattaattcattttgATACATGTTGACGTAGGTCAGTGCCTCTTATGAGCAGGCTCTGGTGGATGCTCGCAAGCTTATCGAGCGTGAAATGGAAAGGTT
This genomic interval carries:
- the LOC109949386 gene encoding rhodanese-like domain-containing protein 8, chloroplastic, with amino-acid sequence MRGCFPAPAVISGAGSSTMTQIVLGGRRKKDPFELPVCSSTSTCFALLIHKEHNQQSQIQRQRQRRRECVWLSERRKWKGGRSVGVALQVQQQQCTYESREDKEWVVVNFYHFVFIKDAEAEVAKHLSFLEGRDIRGRIYVNQQGINAQYSGPLRDALAYVEWLRGDERFSDILVQISAALNGHAFPKLKLRYKPSLVQLEGGISHLPLLDPSMRATPLTPSEWRKRLEAVNTTTEASNKDLKTNQILLDVRNGYEWDIGHFNGARRPDVDCFRSTSFGLFQPEVIAADPLENVDKEKTDILMYCTGGIRCDVYSTILRQQGFQNLYTLKGGVSHYLENEGPVQWVGNLFVFDSRLSLPPPAYKPEAITKPNRHEVSKNNTFAQCYICSLQVCELRHRNCANLDCNLLYLCCMNCVKDLRGCCCLECTGAPRLRPVLPGFQRYKKWHTYRDTISQSKLTT